The proteins below come from a single Streptomyces sp. B3I8 genomic window:
- a CDS encoding GPW/gp25 family protein — protein sequence MAEQFVGSGWAFPLRISPTGGIALVSGEKEIEEAIRLVLATAPGERPMRPDYGCAIHDLVFSPVNEATAGRVQHEVFASLDRWEPRIEVHDVDVTAGPDEGTLHIDVRYSIRGTNNPRSLVFPFYVIPSHDEPDTAGPSQGTAPESDL from the coding sequence ATGGCCGAGCAGTTCGTCGGATCCGGGTGGGCGTTCCCGCTGCGGATCTCACCGACCGGGGGCATCGCCCTGGTCTCCGGGGAGAAGGAGATCGAGGAGGCGATCCGGCTCGTCCTGGCCACCGCGCCGGGGGAGCGGCCGATGCGCCCCGACTATGGCTGCGCCATCCACGACCTGGTGTTCTCCCCGGTCAACGAGGCCACCGCGGGCCGCGTCCAGCACGAGGTGTTCGCCAGCCTCGACCGCTGGGAGCCGCGCATCGAGGTGCACGACGTCGACGTCACCGCGGGCCCCGACGAGGGGACGCTCCACATCGACGTCCGGTACTCGATCCGCGGCACCAACAATCCGCGCAGCCTGGTCTTCCCGTTCTACGTCATCCCGTCCCACGACGAACCGGACACCGCCGGCCCGTCGCAGGGCACGGCTCCCGAAAGCGACCTGTGA